One Dioscorea cayenensis subsp. rotundata cultivar TDr96_F1 chromosome 17, TDr96_F1_v2_PseudoChromosome.rev07_lg8_w22 25.fasta, whole genome shotgun sequence DNA window includes the following coding sequences:
- the LOC120281068 gene encoding uncharacterized protein LOC120281068, translated as MDADPNSYNGLNCANKQMLDVASGGSLCGKQRSATYSLIEEMTSNGYQWSSKRNKSVKVAGIYQVDAITTLAAQVEVITKRLDTIPSISQASRPSCESWGSQGDPCGSYSFDVGAGQTEQVDFVGQNKRYQSNPYRRGQGAQQQPRPPQQNAQPSPPSGPSNELTILLTRYIKDNEVHLQGHEEKMKNTNATVRNLEHHMAQISKLIEERLPGFLPSNTKVNPQESLKSVTLRSGKQLQGPIEKEPELEIVEPQLRVSQTVDCDLKTPVNGEEKEEEWGKGKTDLPEYQPELPNPVKLKNDQQEEQYKMFLDVFKTLHINVTFV; from the exons ATGGATGCAGATCCAAATTCTTATAATGGGCTAAACTGTGCCAATAAACAAATGCTCGATGTAGCTTCAGGAGGGTCATTATGTGGTAAACAACGAAGTGCCACTTATagtttgattgaggaaatgacAAGCAATGGTTATCAGTGGAGTTCTAAGAGGAACAAATCGGTGAAGGTAGCCGGGATCTATCAAGTGGATGCCATCACTACACTGGCAGCACAGGTTGAGGTGATCACAAAGAGGTTAGATACTATACCATCTATCTCTCAGGCTTCTAGACCTTCTTGTGAAAGTTGGGGGTCCCAAGGTGATCCTTGTGGTTCTTATTCTTTTGATGTGGGTGCAGGGCaaactgaacaagtagatttcGTTGGGCAGAACAAAAGATATCAGAGCAACCCATACA GACGGGGGCAAGGGGCACAACAACAGCCTAGGCCCCCACAACAAAATGCGCAACCATCTCCTCCATCGGGGCCTTCTAATGAACTTACAATTTTATTGACTCGGTACATCAAGGACAATGAGGTTCATCTTCAAGGGCAtgaggaaaagatgaagaacaCAAATGCCACCGTGAGAAACCTAGAACACCACATGGCGCAAATATcaaaattgattgaggaaagGCTCCCGGGTTTTCTTCCTAGCAACACAAAAGTCAATCCTCAGGAATCTCTTAAGTCTGTGACTTTGAGAAGTGGCAAGCAGCTTCAAGGCCCTATTGAGAAAGAACCGGAGCTTGAGATTGTTGAGCCTCAATTGAGAGTAAGTCAGACAGTTGATTGTGATCTTAAAACTCCAGTTAATGGCGAGGAGAAAGAGGAGGAGTGGGGTAAAGGGAAAACCGACCTACCAGAGTACCAACCCGAGCTTCCCAATCCTGTGAAATTAAAGAATGATCAACAAGAGGAACAATACAAAATGTTTTTGGATGTGTTCAAGACTCTACACATAAATGTGACATTTGTTTAA